The genomic DNA ACAGGAAATAACAAGTAAAAGCGTTGGTCGAGCGGTGCCGCTGGGAGTTTGCCGCCTATCCTAGTCTCGTACCCCGCGAGGCCCAAACGTCATCAACAATCCCATCTTCCAACGGGCACCATCCAGACATGACAACACCTTCGGCGGTTATCTCACTCGGTTGGAACCACCATTGACGAGAGGTTGTTGTCGCCTGGAGACCATTTCGGCCGTGACTGTGGCGCGCGGCCAGTTTCGGGCTGTGGCGGAGCGGAGCCGGCCTTCGCAGTCAACAGAGCAAGGAGGCCATATGTCGGATCATGGCGAGCCGAATGTGAATCGGCGCGAGGTGATGGTCGGTGCTGGGGCCTGTGCGGCGCTCGCGGCGGCGCCGTCGGTGAGGGCGCAACCCGCCCCGGGTGGGACGCCGGTGATGACACAGGTTTCGTTCAACGTGAACGGGCAGGTTCGCACGCTCGAGCTCGACACCCGTACGACGCTCCTCGACGCTCTCCGGGAGCACCTTCATCTCACGGGCACCAAGAAGGGCTGCGATCACGGCCAATGTGGAGCTTGCACGGTCGTGGTCGATGGGCGGCGGATCAATTCCTGTCTGACTCTCGCCGTGATGCACCAGGGCAGCGCGGTCACGTCGATCGAGGGGCTCGGCACGCCGGATGACCTGCATCCGATGCAGGCGGCGTTCGTCAAGCACGACGGCTATCAGTGCGGCTACTGCACGCCCGGACAGATATGCTCGGCCGTGGCGGTGCTGGACGAAATCAAAGCCGGGATTCCGAGCCATGTCACGGCCGATCTCACCGCCCCGGTGCAGCTCAGCGAGGCCGAGCTCCGCGAACGAATGAGCGGCAATCTCTGCCGGTGCGGCGCTTACTCCAACATCGTCGAGGCCATCGTCGAGGTCGCCGGGAGGCAGGGATGAGAGCTTTCACATATGAGCGCGCCAATGCGCCCATCGAGGCAGCTGCCGCCGTCGCACGCATGCCCGGCGCGAAGTTCATCGCGGGCGGCACGAATCTGCTCGACCTGATGAAACTGCAGATCGAGACCCCCACCCACCTCGTCGATGTGAACGGTCTGAAGCTCGACGCCATCGAGCCAACCCCGGATGGCGGGCTTCGCATCGGCGCGCTCGTCCGTAACACCGACCTTGCCGCCGATGAGCGCGTCCGACGCGACTACGGTGTCCTGTCACGGGCGCTGCTCGCTGGCGCGTCCGGCCAGTTGCGCAACCGGGCCACGACGGCAGGGAACCTTCTCCAGCGCACCCGCTGCCCCTACTTCTATGACACCGATCAGCCTTGCAACAAACGACAGCCCGGCAGCGGCTGCTCGGCCATTGGCGGGTTCAGCCGACAGCTCGGCATCATTGGGGTGAGCGATGCCTGCATCGCCACCAACCCGAGCGACATGGCGGTAGCCATGCGGGCGCTCGACGCGACGGTCGAGACCGTGCGGCCCGACGGCGCTATCCGGACGATCCCGATTGCTGAGTTTCACCGCCTGCCCGACGACACCCCCCACGTGGAGACGGCGCTGGAGCCGGGTGAGCTCATCACGGCACTGACCTTGCCACCGCCCATCGGCGGCCGGCAGATCTACCGCAAGGTGCGAGACCGCGCATCTTACGCCTTTGCTCTCGTCGCGGTGGCGGCGATCATTCAGCAGGACGGCACAGGACGCGTTGCTGTGGGCGGCGTGGCGCATAAACCTTGGCGGATCGAAGAGGCCGAATCCGATCTGCCGCGCGGACCCAAGATTGTGACTGAACAGCTGCTCGCCGATGCCAAGCCGACCCATGACAACGCATTCAAGGTATCCCTGGTCGAGCGCACGCTCGGCGCGGTACTCTCAGAAGCGAGGAGCTGAGACATGCGGTTCGACACTCCCGCCGACACCAACCCGATCGACCAGCTCAAGGTCGTCGGACGGCCCACCGACAGGATCGATGGGCGATACAAGACGACCGGCAAGGCGCCCTACGCCTACGAGCGGCACGATGTCGTGCCAGGCCAAGCCTATGGCTTCGTGCTGGGTTCTGCGATCGCCAAAGGCCGCATTGTTGCCATGCATCTGGGGGAGGCCAAGATCGCGCCAGGCGTTCTGGCGATCGTGACGACGCTCGACATGCCCCGATTGGAGCGCGGCAAGATGAATGCCGCCTACCTGTTCGGCGGACCGGTCGTTCAGCATTACCACCAAGCAATCGCCGTGGTGGTCGCGGAGACCTTCGAGCAGGCCCGCGCCGCAGCCTACCTGATCCGCGTCGACTACCAGCCCGAGATGGGCAAGTTCGACCTTGCCGCGGAGGCGCCACACGCCCCGCTCATTGGGGACGACAGTGGTGAGGGAAGCAGCGGACCTCCTGAAGCCCGTGTTGGCAACTTCGAGGATGCTTTCGCGGCAGCGGCAGTGAAGCTCGACGAGACTTACACGACGCCCGACGAGAGCCACGCCATGATGGAACCACACGCCACCATCGCAGCATGGGACGGCGATCGGCTGACCCTCTGGACATCGAGCCAGATGATCGCCTGGGGCAAAGGCAGCATTGCGAAAATCCTCGGCATCAGCGCAGAGAACGTTCGGCTCGACTCGCCCTATATCGGCGGTGGCTTCGGAGCGAAGCTATTCATTCGGGCCGATGCCGTGCTGGCAGCGCTTGGTGCCAGAGCGGCGCGAAGACCCGTCAAGCTGGCACTCACCCGCCCGCTCGTCGCCAACAACACCACCCATCGGCCTGCCACGATCCAGCGCATCCGCATCGGCGCGAATCGTGACGGCACGATTACGGCAATCGCGCATGAGAGCACCTCCGGCAATCTGGCTGAGGGCAAGCCCGAGACGGCAGTATCCCAAACAAGGCTCCTCTACGCGGGCGCAAACCGCCTGACGGCGATGCGGCTCGCTGCGCTCGATCTTCCAGAAGGCAATGCGATGCGCGCACCGGGCGAGGCGCCCGGCATGATGGCGCTTGAGGTCGCCATGGACGAGATGGCGGAAAGGCTCGGCCTGGATCCGATCGACTTTCGGATCCTGAACGACACTCAGGTCGATCCAGAGAAACTCGACCGTCGCTTCTCGCATCGCGATCTCGTGGGCTGCCTTCGCCTTGGCGCCGAGCGCTTTGGTTGGGATATGCGCAATCCCCGACCTGCTCAGGTGCGGGACGGACGCTGGCTCGTCGGATTGGGCGTAGCGGCAGGCTTCCGCAACAATCTCCTGACAAAGTCCGCAGCGCGGGTCCGGCTCGACAGCCAGGGAGGGGTCACGGTCGAGACCGACATGACCGACATCGGGACCGGTTCCTACACCATCATTGCCCAGACGGCGGCCGAAATGATGGGCATAGCCTTGGACAAGGTGACCGTCCGGCTCGGTGACTCGGCTTTCCCGGCTTCCGCCGGCTCCGGGGGCCAGTGGGGCGCGAACAACTCGACCGCCGGTGTCTACGCGGCCTGTGTCAAACTGCGCGAAGCCGTCGCGCAGCAGCTCGGCTTCAATGCCGCCGATGCCGTATTCTCGGACGGAGACGTGCGATCGGGCAACCGCAGCGTGCCGCTTGCCGAGGCTGCACGCGCGGGCGAGCTTGTCGCGGAAGACGCCATCGAGTACGGCGATCTCGCTAAAACACACCAGCAGTCGACTTTCGCGGCTCATTTTGTTGAGGTCGGGGTTGACGCAGCGACGGGAGAGGTTCGGATCCGGCGTATGCTCGCGGTGTGCGCGGCTGGGCGCATTCTCAACCCGAAATCCGCGAGGAGCCAAGTGATCGGCGCGATGACCATGGGAGCCGGGGCGGCTTTGATGGAGGAACTGGCCGTCGATAAGCGGCGAGGTTTCTTTGTCAACCACGACCTTGCGAGCTACGAGGTCCCGGTTCATGCCGACATCCCGCGCCAGGAAGTCGTCTTTCTCGATGAGGTTGACCCGATGTCCTCACCGATGAAGGCCAAGGGCGTCGCTGAGCTTGGCATCTGCGGCGTCGGAGCGGCGGTCGCGAACGCGGTTTACAATGCCACCGGCATCCGCGTGCGTGACTATCCGCTCACGCTCGACAAGCTCATCGATCGCCTGCCCGAGGCTGTCTGAGACGCGCTTCACGCCTTGGCGCCAATCTTGTAGACTCCGCGCCATTGCAGACGGATCTTTCGATACTCTCTTCTTGGAAAGAGTGCATCGTGCAAAAGACCGGATCCACTTTTTCGCACGATGCGCTAGCAAACGGGTTAGGGGCGGGCTCATCAGGAAACTCGTCGTGACCCTTGCGTTTCTTGCTCTGGACCGGCCCTTGCGCCGCGACCTTGACGACGCCCTATAGGAGCAGCGACTTCCATTTCTGTCGGTTTCGGCAGGCACATTCAATTCAAACCTGGACTTCGAGCGCTGTCACTGACGCTTTTGGGAAACGCCAGGCAATCGTTCCATTCTCGACCGGCACCGAACATGTCTCCACGTCAAACACATTCAGAGCAGTGGTATCGATTGCAGTCGATAGATCATCAGGCGCAATTTGATGAGCTACGGCAGATCTGGGCTGATCCCCAATCACAGTAAGCTCGGCCTTTGTTGCACTTTGCAGGTCGGTGTTGACTACATGCAGATAAAGAGTCTGGCCGCTTCGGCTCGCTGTCACATCCAGTGTTGATCCCTCGCTTGTCACATTGAGGGCGGCGTCGCCACCGTACTTTCTGAAAAGCCGCATCACGTGTCCGACTGGGAGCAGATAGGGAGACTCTCGGGGGGAGCCAAGCATCACCGTATTGACCAACCAAGATACCCCCACGAAATCAGCCAACGTCGCAATATCAACGAAGTCCGCGTTGCGTTCATAAAGGTTCAGGACCCTAGCGTGGTAGAGAGCTGAAATCCATTCGCGAAGGATTTCACATTTGTTGCATGGCTGGAGGGAGAGATGCCCCTCCGTGATCGCCACGCGTTGTGAAGCGTCTATTGCCTGGATGACGTTTCGAGCTTCGGTGAGTTTGCGATCAACCTTATCATACATCGAACAAAGCTCGGTCCAGCTTGCTTGATAATCGTTCCGATACTCACGCCCTCTCAAAACCGTATTTGGACTGTCTGGCTTCTGGTGCATCATGTGAAGTGCCACCAAGTCGACAAGATCTCCAGATTCGCGCAGGAGATCCTCCGCCCACCACTTGTCGGTATCGCTCTCCTGATCTCCCCAACCGATAAGCCGGATTGAGCTATCAGCAGACCGCATGGCTTCGGCAAAACTTCTGTATTCACGAGCATTTTCTGCGCTGCTGAAGCGATGGCCTGCCTTTGGATAGGACGTCTCGTTGCCAATCTGCCAGAACTTGACCCGCCACGGCTCAGTCCGGCCGTTTGTCCGGCGCTCGCTGTGATCTGGATTATTGCAGTAGTGGACAAGATCCGCCGCGTCTCGGGCAGTTCCCATCCTCCTCTCCCCACGGATCGTGTTGACGTATTCGGGCCGACCGTCACTCGCAAAATTGACAGCAATGATAGGCTCGGCTCCCAACTCCTCACACAAACCAAGAATTTCGTGAATCCCAACTCGGTTCGGCTGCACGCCTCCCCAGCGGTAATTGAACATGGGTTTCCGGCACGCGCTGGGACCGACGCCCTCTTGCCATCTCCAATAACTGGTCAGGATCCCACCCCACCGTATGGCACCAGGAGCCATGTCGCGGACTGTTGCAACGAAGTCTCTGCGCCACTCGTCAGTGTTATAGTCCCAGGCAGCCTCGACCGAGGCATCGGTGGTACCGAGAGGCTCCATGAATTGCATGTAAAGGCGCGGCGAGACAGAGAATGTCGGAGTAGGGTCAACTGTAATCCGAGGCATGGCATACTCCTGGAATTATCTGACCCCAGCTTTCGGGCGCATGGCCCTGATGATCCAGCATTGCGCCACGAGAAACAGAAGGATCGCTTGCAAACCCCTTAGTAACTCAATTCGGTCTGCGCCTCCGGCAAGTTTCGAAGGCGAACGATGTTAACGGGCCGTTCTTTCGATTGTTCGGTGATCCTGATCTGAGTTCGGCGGTACCTGGCTTATGACTTGATCCGAGTGGGATTGAGACGGTTCACTTGATGCGCAAAGGACAGGCGAAATACGCCCGTGGGTCACAATCATCCCTCGCCGGGCAGTTCAAGCTCGTGGCTGCGCGAGGCCTGCAGGGAGAATGACCCTCCTTCTGTCCGCATCCAAAATTAGCGACGGAGTCCGCTCCTCGGATTATTTCGTCTGGGGCGTGGCACCAGTTCTAGGTCGCTTGGGATCGGCTAGGCGCCGGGAAACCTCTAAGGCAACTTGGTCGAGTTCCTGAATGCAATCCTGCAGGATTTGGGAAGGCCGTGGCGTAAGCGGGAAAAGCAAAAGGGTCCTAAAGTGCACAGCTGGCGCGAATGGCTTCAGAATGAGACCATTGTTCACATAAACCTCTGCTGTCAAAGGATTAACGAGTCCGCATCCGAGCCTGGCGTGGACCATCGAGCAGACAGTCGAGGAAAAAGGCGTTTCGAGGACGACCCGCGTTTGGACGCTGGCTGCAGCAAGAATGGCGTCAGCTTCTCGTCGTGTCGTATCCTCTGGCGCCAGTGCGATGAACTCCTCGCCGTGCAGATGATCCGGCGTCACAATGTCGACATTCTCCAGGCGGTGCCCTGGGTATATCGCGAGACATGCTCTACACGTCATAAATGGTCGGGCGATTACACCGGTTACATCCACCTCGTCTGCTGCGATCCCAAGGTCGAACTGCCCTGAAGCGATCAGGTCGCGGATGGTCGCCGAAAGATGCGCCTGGAGCGTGATAGCGACCTGTGGATGCCTGTTCCGGAACTGGCGAAGGGCCTGCGGGACAATGTTGGTGCTCAACGCCGACAGGCTTGCAATTCGGATTTCGCCGGAGCCGAAGTCACGTATTCTGGCAGCTGCCGTGCGCAAGTGTGCCATCCCGAGGAAGGACGCCTCGACCTCCCGCTGAAAGAGCTTGCCCTCCGGGGTCGGGATCATTCGGCCCTTGAGCCTTTCGAAGAGCGGAAACCCGATAGACCGCTCCAGTTCCTGAATTGCCTTGCTGACGGCCGGCTGCGAGATCCGGAGAACCTCTGCGGCCCGCGATGCTGTACCGGCCGTCATAACGGCGTGAAACACGTCGATCTGTCGTTGGTTCATGGTTATTCCATTTCAAAGCTGAGCCCTATAACCGGGGAGAATAGACTGCCGCAATTATCATATTGGACGGAATAAGGCAGCTATGGTCTAGTTTTGGCTCAGCAAGGATAACGTGTATGAGCGATTGGACCGATTGTGTGATTTCGTCAGAAGCAAGCCGCGATGGCTTCGCGAGTTTGGGAATCCCGGTTTATCGAGCCTCCACCATCCCTTTTCCTGACGCCAAGAGCTACCAGGCCCGCCACGAGCGTGGGGAGGATGGGTATAGCTATGGCTTGTCGGGCACGCCGACGTCTCGCTCGCTCGCACAGAAGATTACGGCTCTTCAACAAGGGCTTCGGACATTTCTCGTCCCATCCGGACAGGCAGCTATTACGGTTTCCATTCTGTCATTCGTTCAGGCTGGAGATCGTATTCTCATCGCCGATACGGTCTATCCGCCCCTGCGCGACTTTGCGGAGCGTGACCTGCGTCGCCTTGGAATCGATATCACATTCTACGACCCCATGGCTCCTGACGGCCTGGAGCGGATCATATGCGATAAGACCCGGCTGATCTGGGCCGAGTCACCGGGCTCCACGACGATGGAGGTTCAGGATATGGCTCGCCTTGCAGACATCGCCCACCGGCATGGAGCCTTACTTGCGTGTGACAACACTTGGGCAACCCCGTTGTACTTCAAGCCGCTCGCCCATGGTGCCGACATTGTCGTCGAAGCACTGACAAAATATTTTTCTGGTCACTCCGATGTCCTGATGGGTTCAATCACGGTTCGCGACCAGGCCGCAGCCGCAGCCATCAAGGGAAAACTCAGCCGTCTTGGCATTGGAGTATCGCCTGACGATTGCTCGTTGGTTCTGCGTGGAATGGAGACGATGCCTATCCGGCTCCAATACTCGTCCGACATCACGAAGCGCTTGCTCTCATCGATCGTCGAACAACCTTCTGTCGATCGAATTCTCTACCCTGCTTTGAGCACATGCCCGGGTCACGAAATCTGGAAACGCGACTTCAAAGGTGCAAGCAGTGTTTTCGGGATCGTCTTTACATCCGATGCAACACCACGCGTCTTCGCGGCGCTCGATGAACTCAAAGTATTTGTAATCGGCGCGTCGTGGGGCGGGACGCGGAGCCTGGTCGCTCCGATGCCTGTCAAGGCAAACCGCACGGCGAAGCCCTGGAACGGGGAGGACCTCGTCCTGCGCGTCAGTATCGGCGTGGAATCGTTCGCCGATCTTCGGGATGATCTCGACCGGTTCTTCAACTATCTGAACCGGCGCTCTATAGCGGCCATTCAGGCTACTCAGTCCACTTGAGAAACCACGTTCAGATAGTCACGCAACAAACAGAGGGAAATGTGATGCTGAAGATGACGAGAAGAGTATCGATCAAGGCGAGCCTCGCAGCAGCCGCGCTCATGGCGCTTGGGATCGGGCCCGCAGCGCATGCGGAGTCGGGAGCGAAGGATCGCCTAGCGTCAGGAAAGGTGACCATCGGGATCCATAACCGGGCACCTTGGGGTTTTCGCAGCAGCACTGGCGAAGTAGCTGGGTATCATCCGGATCTCGTTAAGGCGGCTCTCGAACCGCTCGGCATCAAGGAAATTAACTTCGTCATTACCGAGTTCGGCGCCCTTATTCCGGGCCTGAACGCCAACCGGTTTGACATGATTGCATCCGGCATTGCCATTACTCCGAAGCGTTGCCAGGAAGTGATCTTCAGTGAACCGGATCTAGCGGTCGGCGACGGCCTCATCGTGAAGCAGGGTAACCCGCAGAACATCCACAGCTATGCCGATTTCGCAAAGAACTCGAAGCTCCGGCTTGCTGGCGGAAGAGGCACGGAGAACACCAAGAACGCCATTGCCGCAGGTGTTCCTGAGGACCAGATTCTGCAACTGCATGAAACGACGGACTTGGTCTCGGCGGTGATCGGCGGCCGCGCCGATGCTGCGACACTTTCCGCCCCGAGCGTGGTTTCGTTTCTTCAGGACAAGAACGTCAAGGGTCTTGAAAGGGCAACGCCGTTCACCGGCCTGATGAAAGAGGACGGCCGGCCTGCGGCAATGTACACGGCAATCGCGTTCCGCAGCGACGATGCCGCCCTTCGGGATCTTTTCAACGAGAGGCTCGCAAAGCTGAAGGCCGATGGCACGGTACGAAAGATTATGGAGACCTATGGCTTCACCGACGCCGAGCTGGCTCCTGACATCAAGACCGCAGACGTCTGTAAGGGATAATATGCTCTGGTAACCAATGAGGATGCCTTAGAATGAGCTTTGCCGACATCCTGGTTGGTATCTTTGAAGGGTTCGGCGTCACGGCCTCCGTCACTATGTGGGGAATGGCCTACGCCGTACCTTTTGCCCTCGTGTTTGGAATCCTGCAGCATTTCACGAGGGGACCGACACGCTTGGCTGTGACTTCGGTCATCGAGTTCTGGCGCAGCTCGCCGGTCATCGTCCTGCTGTTCGTCTTCTATTATACACTTCCAACTATTGGAATCACGCTGTCCGGGATCACCGTGGCTGCCATGGCTCTCGGCCTCAATATCGGCGGTTATGGCAGTCAGGCGGTTCGAGCTGCGCTTCAATCTCTCGACCCCGGGCAGGTTGAGGCCGGAAAGGCACTTGGTCTGCGCCGTCTTCACATTCTGATCCTGATAGAGCTGCCGCAGGCGTTCAAGGCGATGACGCCGACCTTCATCAATCAGTTCATTCAGCTCATTAAGGGAACCGCTTTGGTTTCGCTTATTACACTGACCGACATGACCTTTCGCGCAAAGGAGATCTCACAGCTGCAATATGACCCGGTTGGGACATATACGGCGCTCCTCGTGGCATACTTCATTGTTTGCTACCCGGCCACGATCTTCGGTCGCTGGGTCGAGAAGCGCGTAGCGATTAGCGAAAGGAACCAAGGTGAAATTTAACCTCGCCTTCGCGATCGAAAGTCTGCCGCTCATTCTCTCCGCCTTATGGACGACGGTCTGGGTCACAGTGGCAAGCTGCGCTGGCGCAGCACTGTTGGGGTTCCTTTGGGAGATCGCACGTCGTTCCAGTCGGCCGCTGTCCTACGTCATGCGGTTTGTGATCGATTTCATCCGCTCCACGCCCCTTCTGGTGCAACTCTATTTCCTCTATTTTGTGTTGCCCTTCTACGGTGTCACCCTTCCGTCGTTCGTCGTGGGGATCGTGGGCTTGAGCGTCTATTACAGTGGTTACCTGGCCGAAGTCTTCAAGGCCGGTATTGACGGCATTCCCGTTGGCCAGTTCGAGGCAGCTCAGTCACTTGGTCTCAAGCGCCTGGACATCGTTGCCTTTGTCATAGCGCCGCAGATGCTGCGCAACATCGCGGCTCCCATGGGAAACTACTTTGTATCGGTTCTGAAGGCGACACCGTACCTAGCGATCATTGCTGTGCCCGAGATGCTCGGGGAAGCCATGGAGATTGCGTCGGACACGTTCCGGTATGCCGAGCCCATGCTGACCGTCGGTGTTGTCTTCCTTGTCCTCGCCGTAGCGGTGGCCCAACTGGTCCGGCTCATGGAGATGCGTCTCCTGAAGTCCGCAAGACGTTGAAGGAACTCCTAGTATGCAGATCGATGCCGCGGTCAGTCCTCGCTCTGACGTTCATGGGTCGGAGGCCGCCATAGAAATCATTGCCCTGAACAAGTGGTATGGGTCGTTCCATGTCCTCAAGGACGTTGATCTTCAGGTTGAGAGCGGCCGGCAAATCGTTATTTGCGGGCCCTCGGGCTCTGGGAAATCCACACTGATCCGCTGCATCAACCAGCTAGAGCGGCACCAGCGGGGACAGATCTTCATTCACGGTTCCGAGGTAGACCCGAACACATGGGCGCTACACGACCTGCGCCGCGACGTGGGTATGGTCTTTCAACACTTCAATCTCTTTCCTCACCTGACTGTGCTTCAGAACTGCACATTGGCAATGCGCCGGGCCCGGGGCATGACTCGCCACGAAGCAGAAGAGATTGCACGTCACTATCTGGAGCGGGTCCGGATCCCAGAGCAGATAGGAAAGTATCCGAGCCAGCTTTCAGGGGGGCAGCAGCAACGTGTCGCTATCGCGCGGGCTCTGTGCATGCGCCCGAAAGTCATGCTCTTTGACGAGCCGACCTCAGCCCTTGATCCTGAAATGATCAATGAAGTGCTCGATGTCATGACCGAACTCGCCAGTGACGGCATGACCATGCTGTGCGTGACCCATGAGATGGCGTTCGCCCGGAAGGTAGCCGATGCCATTGTCTTCATGGATGGGGGACGCATCGTCGAGCAGGCGTCACCATCGGATTTCTTCACTAATCCAAAGAACGAGCGGACGAGGACATTCCTTCGGCAGATCCTCTGAAGCGCCGATCACGAAGACCTTTCATAGCTCCGGCCCGAGGAGATCACACCGTGCCTACCACTAGTAGAATCTGGACCACCGTTGATTTCGAACAGGATGGGAGGCAGTCCGACTATCTGCGGTTACCCTTCTCCTCGGACATATCCGCCTATGGTTGGCTTCCCATCCCCCTGCTGTGTATCCGGAACGGGTCTGGTCCGACGATCCTCCTTACCGCAGGTAACCATGGAGACGAGTACGAAGGCCAGATCGCGTTGATCAGGCTCGCTCAGGAGATTGCCCCGTCCGACGTCAACGGGCGGATCATTATTCTGCCGGCGTTGAACTACCCCGCCGTGGCAGCAGGCCGCCGCGTCTCACCGATCGACGAGGGGAACCTCAATCGTCTCTTTCCGGGACGGTCTGATGGCTCGCCGACGGAAATGCTTGCGCACTATATCGATGACGTCCTCTTCCCAATGGCGGACGTGGTTATCGACCTGCATTCCGGTGGCCGCTCTCTCGATTACCTGCCGCTTGCGCTCGCGCGGCCCGGCCTAACAGCCCCGAACCAGAGGGCGGTAAGGGAGTTGCTGGCTGCATTTGGCGCACCGGTCAGCGTACTGACGGACGGCGATGGAGGCGGTGGATCTACCACACTCTACGCAGCAGCTGAGAAGCGTGGAATACCCGCCCTAACAACGGAACTCGGCGGAGGAGCAACTCTCTCCCCCCGCGGCCTAAAGGTTGCTGAGGATGGTGTCAGACGAGTCCTCAAACACTACGGTGTGGTCACCAAACTCGAGGTGAACGCATCAACCGGGTCTCGCCTAATGAGGTCCCTTGGACGGACATCCGCAATCTATTCACCCGAGAACGGGTTGTTCGAACCGCTCGTCAACGTCGGCGATAAGGTAGAGGAAGGTCAAGCGGCAGGGAACATCTACTTCTATGACAACCCGCTGCGTGAGCCCCTGAGGCTTCGCTTTCCCGCAAGTGGGGTGGTCAGTTGCCGACGCTTTCCCACTCTCACCGCGCGAGGTGACTGCCTGTACAACCTGATGTCCGATCTGAATGACTCTTGACGTCGGACATTGACCTCCCGCGCATCGGCAATTCAGCAAGTCGACGTGAAGGCACAGCCGAGCCGGTTGATGATAGCCGGTCGTGGGATAGTTGGAGTGGGACTAGGGCAGGAATTCATACCCTCAATGGGTATTTTTCGAATACCAGATCTGCATCTTCCACGGGCAGCATGGCTCTTTCCAGATTTCCCATTTTTCGGCACGCTGATGACGAACAGGGAGACAGAGCCATGCCACATCCTCTTCGGACACTTGCATTTGCAACTTCGATGATCGTCCTTGCCGGGGTATCGACTTCCCCTTCCAGGGCCCAATCCCTTGTTCCCGATCTCGAGCAACAGATCCGCTCCAGGGCGGCACAGATTGAGGACAAACTGATCGCCTGGCGACGTGACATTCATCAGAACCCGGAACTCGGGGAGCAGGAGACCCGGACGGCAGGTCTTGTGGCCGAGCATCTCTCAAAGCTCGGACTCGACGTAAGAACCGGCGTCGCACAGACAGGTGTAGTTGCCGTGCTCAAGGGAGCGAAGCCCGGCCCGGTTGTGGCGTTGCGAGCCGACATGGATGCCCTGCCTGTCAAAGAACCACAAGGCCTGCCCTTCGCCTCCATGGCAAAAGGCAAGTATCTCGGTCGTGATGTCGATGTCATGCATGCCTGTGGCCATGACGCGCACACGGCTATCCTGATGGCGGTGGCCGAAGTGCTTGCCGGCATGAAGGATCAGCTGCCTGGCACAGTAAAATTCATATTCCAGCCTGCCGAGGAGGGGCCGAGCCTCTATGCGGCCTTCACGGGCAAGGTCTGGGGTGCCAAGGCGATGATCAAGGAAGGCGTGCTGCAGAATCCAAAGCCGGATGCGGTCTTTGGGCTGCATGTCACGTCAGGGCTGCCAAGCGGCCGGATCGGCTACCGAGCGGGAGCGGCGAATGCGAGCGCGGATGAGCTGCGCATCAAGGTCACAGGAAAGCAAGGCCATGCAGGCTATCCATGGCGGGCGGTTGATCCGATCACGACAGCCTCTCAGATTGTGCTCGGTCTCCAGACGGTGGTCAGCCGCCGGACCGACCTGATGAAATCACCGACGGTCGTGAGCGTCTCGACCATCAATGGCGGCTCACGATTCAACATTGTTCCGGAAACGGTGGAGATGAGCGGCACGATCCGCACCTATGATGCCGGCGTACGGGCACAGGTTCATAACGATATCCGGCAAATTTCCGAGA from Microvirga sp. TS319 includes the following:
- a CDS encoding amidohydrolase, with amino-acid sequence MIVLAGVSTSPSRAQSLVPDLEQQIRSRAAQIEDKLIAWRRDIHQNPELGEQETRTAGLVAEHLSKLGLDVRTGVAQTGVVAVLKGAKPGPVVALRADMDALPVKEPQGLPFASMAKGKYLGRDVDVMHACGHDAHTAILMAVAEVLAGMKDQLPGTVKFIFQPAEEGPSLYAAFTGKVWGAKAMIKEGVLQNPKPDAVFGLHVTSGLPSGRIGYRAGAANASADELRIKVTGKQGHAGYPWRAVDPITTASQIVLGLQTVVSRRTDLMKSPTVVSVSTINGGSRFNIVPETVEMSGTIRTYDAGVRAQVHNDIRQISENIAESANAKAEVEVIELYDPLVNHDKVTARMAPVLERAADGDVVVTERSGASEDFSFFLNEVPGMFFNLGIVPKDQDPSKAAPNHSPNFYVDDKALVVGVRALAAVTVNYLASAKTD